Below is a genomic region from Bacteroidales bacterium.
TTGCATGAGTTGGATCTCTTCAGCATCCGACTGGGCATTTCCAAAGGTATAAAGGATCAGGCCCAGTAAAATCAAACTTAATTTTTTCATAGTCTTTTGGTTTTAATATGAATGACACAATGAAATAAAGAGCATCAAAAATATTAAATTTCTGATATTTTTGTGCAATAAAATCCAAATGTTATGGCGCAAATCTCTCTTGAGGGCATGGAATTTTACGCTCATCACGGCTGTATGAAGGAAGAACAGCTGATCGGCACCCGTTTTATGGTGGATTTTACCCTGGAAACCAATACGCAGGAAGCAGAAGAGACCGATGATCTGGTAAAAACCATCAACTATCAGTCAGTGTACGGGCTCGTCAAAGAGGAGATGAAGCATAAATCAAAACTCCTTGAGCATGTGGCGCATCGTATCCTTGACCGCGTTGGCCAGCAATTCCCTCAGATCGTCAGGGCAGAGGTAAAGATCTGCAAATTGAATCCACCGGTGGGTGGGAAAGTGGAGCGCGTCTGCGTAACACTTCGCAAATAATTGATTGCAAATTAAAGTTTAATGGTGTATCTTTGCACCTTCGTCACGGCAACATGGCCGAGTGGCTAGGCAGAGGTCTGCAAAACCTCGTACACCGGTTCGAATCCGGTTGTTGCCTCCGTGAATGACCATTGCCGAGTACCCAGGTAGAAGGAGAGGTGGAAGGAGAAGTAGAGATGCCAAAGGAGGGAGGATATCAGATATCATCCCTCCTTTCGTAACTCTCCCTGGCCTTCCACCTCTACCTCGATCTCGGTAATCAGCAATGGAAATTCACTATCGGTTCAACACCTTTTTAACCACGCTCCCCTGCTCTCCTGTCACCTTCACGAAATAGATCCCCGGATCCAGAAAGCTCATATG
It encodes:
- the folB gene encoding dihydroneopterin aldolase, whose translation is MAQISLEGMEFYAHHGCMKEEQLIGTRFMVDFTLETNTQEAEETDDLVKTINYQSVYGLVKEEMKHKSKLLEHVAHRILDRVGQQFPQIVRAEVKICKLNPPVGGKVERVCVTLRK